A single genomic interval of Bacillus sp. es.036 harbors:
- a CDS encoding CvpA family protein, whose translation MVDLILFIVLVGGFLIGLRRGLILQVVHLVGFIVSFIVAYLYFKDLAPHLKLWIPYPSFGNEASSTAMVFEAINLEATYYSGIAFALLFFGTKILMQIIGSMLDFLADLPILRTVNGWLGGVLGFVEVYIVVFLFLFIAALVPNETVQTAISNSFLAESIVKHTPVLTEQIKDLWSTHVA comes from the coding sequence ATGGTTGATCTCATTCTTTTTATAGTGTTGGTAGGAGGTTTTCTTATTGGTCTTCGTAGAGGGCTGATCCTACAAGTTGTTCATTTAGTTGGATTCATCGTTTCGTTTATAGTGGCCTATCTGTATTTTAAAGATCTTGCGCCTCATCTGAAGCTGTGGATCCCATATCCATCCTTTGGAAACGAAGCTTCTTCAACTGCGATGGTATTTGAAGCGATTAATTTAGAAGCCACCTATTATAGTGGTATTGCGTTTGCGCTATTGTTCTTTGGTACCAAAATCCTCATGCAAATTATCGGATCGATGCTCGACTTTCTTGCTGATCTTCCTATCTTAAGAACAGTGAACGGCTGGCTCGGAGGAGTGCTAGGGTTTGTAGAAGTATATATTGTCGTGTTCTTGTTTCTATTTATTGCAGCACTTGTACCAAATGAAACGGTCCAAACAGCTATTTCAAATTCGTTTCTTGCAGAAAGCATCGTTAAACATACCCCGGTGTTAACGGAACAAATAAAAGATTTATGGAGTACCCATGTCGCATAA
- the zapA gene encoding cell division protein ZapA, with translation MTDSRGKVRTTVEIYGEQYTIVGDKSHQHILEVSKLVDEKMNEIKGINTYLDTKRLAVLTAVNIVNDYVMIKKELEDLKKKLREEE, from the coding sequence GTGACAGACAGTCGTGGTAAAGTTCGTACAACTGTGGAAATCTATGGTGAACAATATACAATCGTCGGTGATAAAAGTCATCAACATATCCTTGAAGTCTCGAAATTAGTCGATGAGAAGATGAATGAGATTAAAGGAATAAATACTTATTTAGATACAAAGCGACTTGCTGTATTAACAGCGGTGAATATTGTGAATGATTACGTCATGATTAAGAAAGAGCTTGAAGATTTAAAGAAAAAACTGAGAGAAGAGGAATAA